The DNA window TAATTTGTATCTCATGCGATACAAAAATAGAACTTTATTGTAAATTGTATAAGTTATGAAAATAGTTTGATTTTTTGGGCGTGCCCCTCGCTGCGCTCGGGTCGAGGCATTCCGCACGTAGCCCGAAGCACGCCGACCTTGTGGGCTTTTGCCCACAAGGACACGCCCAAAAAAATAAAAATTACTATCCTTTAGATAAAAAAGGAATAGCTGCTATGAGCTATTCCTGTAGGTGGGCTTATTGGTTTTAAGTTTATTTTATTTTGCCTTCGGTAGCTGTACCTTTGTTACTGCTATAAATTTCGTAGCGCTCTTTATCGTAGTTATCTCCCTGAATAATGAACTCTACACGGCGGTTCATGGCACGCCCCTCAGGGTTGTCCTTACCGTTTATCTCATTGTCTGCTATGGGCATAGATTCCCCTAAGGTACGATTAGTTAATCGCTTAGCTTCTATACCTTTGGATATTAAATACTGCATAGCGGCCTTAGCCCTGTTCTGTCCAAGAGTAATGTTGTATTGTTCAGGACCGTTGGCATCTGTGTGTCCTGCCACAATTAAGGTAACATTTGGGAATTTTTTCATAATTTCTACTACTTCATCCAAAGTTTTGATAGCGTCTTCTCTTAAATTGTACTTGTCATAATCAAAGTAAATGTTGCGCAGAGCAATGGTTTGCTTAACAATAACAGGTGGTTTTTCTATGGGCAACATAGTGAATTCGGCACTTAGAGTTTGTTTTTTTTCCTGACCAATAGTAATTTCCCGGCTGCTAGGCGTTGGAGGATTAAATCCGTCAATTGTATTGATTTGAACCACAATCACCTCACCTGGGGCTACCTTTTTATCATTTAAGAATTTGCTAATATCTAATTTACTAGTACCACTCACATCAGTGCTAATTCTGCCCAATTCTAGTCCTGATTTAGTCTTAACTGTTCCCCCTACACCTCCTATTGGAGTGTTGTCTTTTGTGTTTTTTACAGAAGTGGTAAGAGTAACTTCGTAAGGTTCAACAGTGTAAATAAAGTAGTATATGTCTGTTTTTCCTACGGGCATATTACCGTAGCTATCAGGAGTAGAGCGGTTAGATACTAAAAAGCCTGTACGAGGATTTTTGGGGTTGACCACATAACAAACATCTTCGGCAGAGCTGTTAATGGGGTAGCCCATATTTTCAGGTTTGCTCCATTGGTCAAGGCTACCTTTGGCTTTAAATATGTCTAGCCCGCCAAAATTAATGTGTCCTGCGGATGCAAAGTATAGTACACCTTCGTTACTGTCGTAGCTGGGAAATTGATCATTTTTGATAGTATTTATGACAGGGCCAGCATTTTTTGGTGTACTCCATTTATCGCCTTCCCAAGTAGAGTAATAAATGTCTAGTTCTCCGTAGGAACCAGGGCGGTCAGATGCAAAGTAAAGGGTTTTACCATCTGCAGTTAAGCAAGGTTGAGTGTCATATCCTAGTGGGCGACCTTTTTTATCAAATCCAACTACTAATTCTTTAACTAATTCAGGTTTTCCCCATTCGCTAGTGGTATCTTTACGCGTACAACGATAAATATGACAACCATCAATAGTGCCATTACCTCCGTTACAAATAGTTATGTATAAAGTTTTGCCATCAGGCGAAATAGCTGTGGTTCCATCATTCATTTTAGAGTTAATGCTGTAGAATTGTTTAGCACTTACTTCGGTAAAAGTTAGATCGTTTTTCATCGTTGCTTCATGAATGTCTGAAAAGGGCTCATCTGTGCCTACATATTTTTTCATGACCTTACCGTTGACCTTGGCACCATCTTTTGTTCCTACACGGCTAGAGGTAAAAACAATCACACTTGTGTCTTGGTAGTACATTGGGGCAAAATCTGAGTTAGGGGAGTTCAAAGTAGGTCCAAGGTTTTTTAAGAGAACCCTTTTTTCTAACTTTTCTTTATTTTTCATGGCTTCCATAGCCATTTTATTACCTTCAATTTCTAACCTTGCGCGGTCCTCTAATTGTTGTTTGCTGTAGATAACTTTTCCATTGTAGCCATAACTTTCAAATCCTGAATTGAGGAATTCCTGAAAATACTTTGTAGACTTTTCATAATTTCCTTTTGCCTTTTGCATTAAGGCGTAATAAAAGCGCACTGTTTTCATCCCTGCATCGGGGTCAATTGACATGGCTTTTTCGTACGCTGCAATAGCAGAGTCATAGTTCATGTTGTAACGATAACAATCTCCCAGCTTTTTCCATGCTTCTGCGTTACCAGGTTCTTTTTTCAAAAATGCGTGGTAGACAGGAATAGCTAGCGCATAAGCATGGTCCCTGTAATTTAAGGAATCTGCATCTTGTAAAGATTGGCTAAAATGAGCTCTTGTTGCAACTACAATAAAAATTAAGATGAATATGTATCTCATGGTTGCTTTACTATTTACAAATTTAGGTAACGATGTAACAAAATTAAAAGGCAAGTTATACACCTTTTTCAAATCTACAAAATTTTTATCTAATTTTTGGACTGTCAGGAGTGCCATAATTGCATAATTTTGGAGGGCAAAGGGACGATTTTTCGTTTTGTATAATCAAAACAAACTATTCCTGTTTTAACATACGCAAGGTCTTTTTGAGTGGTTTGATTGTAAATTTTATACACAATATCAAAGCCGACAGAATGAA is part of the Bacteroidia bacterium genome and encodes:
- a CDS encoding OmpA family protein; translation: MALLTVQKLDKNFVDLKKVYNLPFNFVTSLPKFVNSKATMRYIFILIFIVVATRAHFSQSLQDADSLNYRDHAYALAIPVYHAFLKKEPGNAEAWKKLGDCYRYNMNYDSAIAAYEKAMSIDPDAGMKTVRFYYALMQKAKGNYEKSTKYFQEFLNSGFESYGYNGKVIYSKQQLEDRARLEIEGNKMAMEAMKNKEKLEKRVLLKNLGPTLNSPNSDFAPMYYQDTSVIVFTSSRVGTKDGAKVNGKVMKKYVGTDEPFSDIHEATMKNDLTFTEVSAKQFYSINSKMNDGTTAISPDGKTLYITICNGGNGTIDGCHIYRCTRKDTTSEWGKPELVKELVVGFDKKGRPLGYDTQPCLTADGKTLYFASDRPGSYGELDIYYSTWEGDKWSTPKNAGPVINTIKNDQFPSYDSNEGVLYFASAGHINFGGLDIFKAKGSLDQWSKPENMGYPINSSAEDVCYVVNPKNPRTGFLVSNRSTPDSYGNMPVGKTDIYYFIYTVEPYEVTLTTSVKNTKDNTPIGGVGGTVKTKSGLELGRISTDVSGTSKLDISKFLNDKKVAPGEVIVVQINTIDGFNPPTPSSREITIGQEKKQTLSAEFTMLPIEKPPVIVKQTIALRNIYFDYDKYNLREDAIKTLDEVVEIMKKFPNVTLIVAGHTDANGPEQYNITLGQNRAKAAMQYLISKGIEAKRLTNRTLGESMPIADNEINGKDNPEGRAMNRRVEFIIQGDNYDKERYEIYSSNKGTATEGKIK